Proteins encoded within one genomic window of Streptomyces sp. NBC_01237:
- a CDS encoding class I SAM-dependent methyltransferase: MSVSMPTAERWVDRWEQQQQRYAIGREERFTVVADVVEHVTAGHERPRVLDLGCGPGSLAARLVGRLPTARIVAVDMDPLLLALGRARHPNAARYVEAVIGEDGWIDTLALRGPVDAIVSTTALHYLPEHVLRRTYAELTALLRPGGVLINADHLSQEGASVAEIAEFVGIRRAERQRAFDHEDWEAWWAAIEHEPELAELCARRRRSGSEHSGCSVTVARHVELLKEAGFTNAGPVWQVGNSYVLVAVRR, translated from the coding sequence ATGAGCGTCAGCATGCCGACGGCCGAACGGTGGGTGGACCGCTGGGAACAGCAGCAGCAGCGGTACGCGATCGGCCGGGAAGAGCGATTCACCGTGGTCGCCGACGTGGTCGAGCACGTGACAGCCGGCCATGAACGGCCCCGGGTCCTCGACTTGGGCTGCGGTCCGGGCTCCCTGGCCGCGCGGCTCGTCGGGCGCCTGCCGACGGCCCGGATCGTCGCCGTCGACATGGACCCCCTGCTGCTGGCGCTGGGGCGCGCCCGCCATCCGAACGCGGCGCGCTATGTGGAGGCGGTCATCGGCGAGGACGGCTGGATCGACACGCTGGCACTGCGGGGACCGGTGGACGCGATCGTCTCCACCACGGCACTCCACTACCTCCCCGAACATGTGCTGCGCCGCACCTACGCCGAGCTCACCGCGCTCCTTCGGCCCGGCGGCGTACTGATCAACGCGGATCACCTCTCCCAGGAGGGGGCGAGCGTCGCCGAGATCGCCGAGTTCGTCGGAATCCGCCGGGCCGAGCGGCAGCGAGCGTTCGACCACGAGGACTGGGAGGCGTGGTGGGCGGCGATCGAGCACGAACCCGAACTGGCGGAACTGTGCGCGCGAAGGCGCCGAAGCGGCAGCGAGCACTCCGGCTGCTCCGTCACCGTGGCCCGCCATGTCGAACTGTTGAAGGAGGCCGGTTTCACCAACGCCGGCCCGGTCTGGCAGGTGGGCAACAGCTACGTACTCGTAGCCGTACGGCGGTGA
- a CDS encoding NAD(P)/FAD-dependent oxidoreductase, whose amino-acid sequence MTEKTDVVVIGGGYAGVMTANRLTRRDDVTVTLINPRPMFVERIRLHQVVGGTHDAVVDYREVLATGVRLVVGTVTRIDAAGRGVTLATGGTVGYDYLVYAVGSGSADPRVPGAAEFTHPLAGLEEALRLRSVLETASATAAVTVVGGGPTGIETAAELAEAGRTVTLVCGDVLGPYLHPRGRRSVAGRLAALGVTVLEGSDAKVTAVTRDAVRLSGGRELPSEVTLWTAGFGVPDLAARSGLSTDASGRLLTDETLTSVDDARIVAAGDSAAPSDLPFRMSCQAAGPLGAHAADTVLSRIADERPAPIELGFAGQCISLGRRVGIFQLAHRNDTAMRFHLGGRPGAKLKEFICRGTVKQLADEARKPGSLSWSWAKDNTRRHALEARRGEVRAAAEPAA is encoded by the coding sequence ATGACGGAGAAGACCGATGTGGTCGTGATCGGCGGCGGATACGCCGGTGTCATGACGGCCAATCGTCTGACGCGGCGCGACGACGTGACCGTGACGCTGATCAATCCGCGCCCGATGTTCGTCGAGCGGATCCGACTGCACCAAGTGGTGGGCGGGACCCACGACGCGGTCGTCGACTACCGGGAGGTCCTGGCCACGGGCGTCCGGCTGGTCGTCGGCACCGTGACCCGGATCGACGCGGCCGGGCGCGGCGTGACGCTGGCCACCGGTGGCACGGTCGGCTACGACTATCTGGTGTACGCGGTGGGCAGTGGCAGCGCAGACCCGCGGGTGCCCGGAGCGGCCGAGTTCACCCACCCGCTCGCCGGCCTGGAAGAGGCGCTGCGGCTGCGGTCGGTCCTCGAAACCGCGTCGGCGACCGCCGCGGTGACGGTGGTCGGAGGGGGTCCGACCGGCATCGAGACCGCCGCCGAGCTGGCGGAGGCGGGCCGTACCGTGACGCTGGTCTGCGGCGACGTGCTCGGCCCGTACCTGCACCCCCGGGGCCGACGCTCGGTTGCCGGACGGCTGGCCGCGCTCGGTGTGACCGTGCTGGAAGGATCCGACGCGAAGGTGACGGCGGTGACGCGTGATGCCGTGCGGCTCAGTGGCGGCCGCGAGCTGCCGAGCGAGGTGACCCTGTGGACCGCCGGATTCGGGGTGCCGGACCTGGCCGCCCGCAGCGGTCTGAGCACCGATGCCTCGGGCCGCCTGCTGACGGACGAGACGTTGACGAGCGTGGACGACGCGCGCATCGTCGCGGCCGGGGATTCGGCGGCCCCCTCGGACCTGCCGTTCCGGATGAGCTGCCAGGCTGCGGGGCCGCTGGGCGCGCACGCCGCCGACACGGTGCTCAGCCGGATCGCGGACGAGCGACCCGCGCCCATCGAGCTGGGGTTCGCCGGACAGTGCATCAGCCTGGGCCGTCGCGTCGGCATCTTCCAGCTCGCCCACAGGAACGACACGGCGATGCGGTTCCATCTCGGCGGACGCCCCGGCGCGAAGCTCAAGGAGTTCATCTGCCGGGGCACGGTCAAGCAGCTGGCCGACGAGGCGCGCAAGCCCGGTTCGCTCAGCTGGTCGTGGGCCAAGGACAACACCCGCCGACACGCACTGGAGGCCAGGCGAGGCGAGGTCCGGGCCGCCGCCGAACCGGCGGCCTGA
- a CDS encoding Y4yA family PLP-dependent enzyme translates to MPVGRRVPSLASPLYLEPRLEPRPKSLLASAPLLHSLVDGLGSPLNVVLPDQVAENVSRFRSLYRRHRLGGDISFAHKANRSSALVRRLAATGAAMDVASLHELQHAMACGFTADRIGATGPKEPEFLWLAARSGVTVNVEGRTELEALAGLVRGHGLARAKVLLRLSDFAAQGVKVLSRRSRFGSPAGELSGLLDAAERHRDAVEIIGVAFHLDTTSLDEKAVAVEGCVRAMDECRARGMQPRVLDIGGGFGVNYLAHKAQWEEYTTQLTLAALGRREALTWRDHRYGLSSEAGTLRGSLELYPSHRPVAGVDYLDELLRHPAPSLGRPLATLLLENLYDLCVEPGRALVDQCGLTLARVLEVRGDPDGVRGTPDGSYTVRLAMNADDCALEEHGILMDPVLLDRGGSSRPAGGSDSVGVYLHGNLCLESDLITRRRVFLPRRPVAGDLLAFANTAGYCMDFRAQNAQRRPSARKVALYRDTDGWQWSLDDQYWPIHSPGDAHEI, encoded by the coding sequence ATGCCCGTGGGAAGGCGCGTGCCGTCGTTGGCTTCTCCCCTGTACTTGGAACCAAGGCTCGAACCACGGCCGAAGTCGCTACTGGCCTCGGCCCCCCTCCTCCACAGCCTCGTGGACGGTCTGGGGTCGCCCCTGAACGTGGTGCTTCCGGACCAGGTCGCCGAGAACGTCTCCCGGTTCCGGTCGCTGTACCGGCGCCACCGCCTGGGCGGGGACATCTCCTTCGCCCACAAGGCCAACCGGTCCAGTGCGCTCGTCCGCAGGCTCGCCGCCACCGGGGCCGCCATGGACGTCGCGTCGCTGCACGAGTTGCAGCACGCCATGGCCTGCGGCTTCACGGCTGACCGCATCGGCGCGACGGGCCCGAAGGAACCGGAGTTCCTCTGGCTGGCCGCCCGTAGCGGAGTGACGGTCAACGTCGAGGGCCGAACCGAACTCGAAGCCCTGGCGGGCCTGGTGCGCGGCCATGGGCTGGCGCGGGCGAAGGTCCTCCTGCGGCTGTCGGACTTCGCCGCCCAGGGGGTGAAGGTACTCAGCCGCCGCAGCCGTTTCGGCTCCCCGGCCGGTGAGCTGTCCGGCCTGCTGGACGCGGCGGAGCGGCATCGCGACGCGGTGGAGATCATCGGCGTCGCGTTCCACCTCGACACCACCAGCCTCGACGAGAAGGCGGTGGCCGTGGAGGGCTGCGTACGGGCCATGGACGAGTGCCGGGCCAGAGGGATGCAGCCGCGCGTGCTCGACATCGGAGGGGGCTTCGGCGTCAACTACCTCGCGCACAAGGCGCAGTGGGAGGAGTACACCACTCAGCTCACCCTGGCGGCGCTGGGCCGGCGCGAGGCGCTGACGTGGCGCGATCACCGTTATGGGCTGAGCAGCGAGGCGGGCACCCTCCGCGGCTCCCTGGAGCTCTACCCCTCCCACCGCCCGGTCGCCGGTGTCGACTACCTCGACGAACTCCTGCGGCACCCCGCGCCTTCGCTCGGCAGACCCCTGGCCACCCTGTTGCTGGAGAACCTCTACGACCTGTGCGTCGAGCCGGGGCGCGCGCTCGTGGACCAGTGCGGGCTGACCCTGGCGCGCGTGCTGGAGGTGCGCGGCGATCCGGACGGAGTGCGTGGGACTCCGGACGGCTCGTACACGGTGCGGCTCGCCATGAACGCCGACGACTGCGCCCTGGAGGAGCACGGGATTCTCATGGACCCCGTGCTCCTCGACCGCGGCGGGTCGAGCCGGCCGGCGGGCGGATCGGATTCCGTCGGGGTGTATCTCCACGGAAATCTGTGTCTCGAATCCGATCTGATCACGCGCAGGAGGGTGTTCCTTCCCCGCCGACCGGTCGCGGGCGACCTCCTCGCCTTCGCCAATACCGCCGGCTACTGCATGGATTTCCGCGCCCAGAACGCCCAGCGGCGACCGTCCGCCCGCAAGGTGGCGCTCTACCGAGATACCGACGGCTGGCAGTGGAGTCTCGACGACCAGTACTGGCCCATACATTCCCCGGGGGACGCCCATGAGATATGA
- a CDS encoding RNA polymerase sigma-70 factor: MSDRATAPATGATDPATGTFVAHRNLLFTVAYEMLGSAADAEDVLQETWLRWVEVDLEQVRDQRAYLVRITTRQSLNRLRTMKRRKEAYVGPWLPEPLLTAPDVAQDVELAESVSMAMMLVLETLSPTERAVFVLREVFDVGYDEIATAVDKSPAAVRQIAHRARRHVDARRPRQVVPPSVTSAALESFRRALETGDPQGLLDVLAPDIVLMSDGGGIKQAALRPITGADKVTRFMIGGLGKNKRPVTVTPTVVNGSPALLVHLDGEIDGVVAVRVEDSRITGLYYVRNPEKLSRVASETRLTLR; the protein is encoded by the coding sequence ATGAGCGACCGCGCCACTGCCCCGGCGACCGGGGCGACGGACCCGGCGACCGGGACGTTCGTCGCCCACCGCAACCTGCTCTTCACCGTCGCCTACGAGATGCTCGGGTCGGCGGCCGACGCCGAGGACGTGCTCCAGGAGACCTGGCTGCGGTGGGTCGAGGTCGACCTGGAGCAGGTGCGCGACCAGCGTGCCTATCTGGTCCGGATCACGACCCGGCAGTCCCTCAACCGGCTGCGCACGATGAAGCGCCGCAAGGAGGCGTACGTCGGTCCCTGGCTGCCCGAGCCGCTGCTCACCGCGCCGGACGTGGCCCAGGACGTCGAGCTCGCCGAGAGCGTGTCGATGGCGATGATGCTCGTCCTCGAAACGCTGTCGCCGACCGAGCGCGCGGTCTTCGTCCTGCGCGAGGTCTTCGACGTCGGCTACGACGAGATCGCGACGGCCGTGGACAAGAGCCCCGCGGCCGTACGCCAGATCGCGCACCGCGCCCGTCGGCATGTCGATGCCCGCCGCCCTCGCCAGGTGGTCCCCCCGAGCGTGACCAGTGCGGCCCTGGAGTCGTTCCGGCGCGCGCTCGAAACCGGGGACCCGCAGGGCCTCCTCGATGTGCTCGCCCCAGACATCGTCCTGATGAGTGACGGCGGCGGCATCAAGCAGGCCGCGCTGCGGCCGATCACCGGCGCCGACAAGGTGACCCGCTTCATGATCGGCGGCCTCGGCAAGAACAAGCGCCCGGTGACCGTGACTCCCACCGTGGTCAACGGCAGCCCGGCACTCCTCGTACATCTGGACGGGGAGATCGACGGCGTCGTGGCCGTCCGGGTCGAGGACAGCCGCATCACCGGCCTCTACTACGTCCGCAACCCGGAGAAGCTGTCCCGCGTCGCATCCGAGACCCGGCTCACCCTGCGATGA
- a CDS encoding pyridoxal-phosphate dependent enzyme, which produces MRYDSIIDTVGDTPLVRIDSRVHGLQNIDLFAKLEFCNPFGSLKDRAAWNMVRPGLSSAVEHGSQIVELSSGNTAKALAVIAGMHGIGFKSVTNRMKIPEIKELLLLLGAEIEELPGQSECLDPTNTEDPLTLFHRSLSDPSSSYVHTDQYYNSLNSEAHETGTGPEIIADLDNRAPDWFISGVGTAGSSTGVARALRNQDPKVRVVGLVADKSDFIPGIRNIDEVQEVGIFDPQTYDTIESVTSDEAIDGMVTLLRRCGILAGPTGGAAYFGTVRHLLEIDSQLTGRKTAVFIVCDRVESYLSYIRKRRPELIGQRPKVHSIASLSDADMAHACAIGITEAQEWIQRAAPTVVDMRSPFAYAALHIAGSINIVDELFEDLVRGGLPFSKRQPVLLACPVGEKSLKYAALLTRMGHPDVRSLAGGIIAWRDAGAPLIRE; this is translated from the coding sequence ATGAGATATGACAGCATCATCGACACGGTGGGCGACACCCCGTTGGTACGCATCGACTCACGCGTGCACGGGCTCCAGAACATCGACCTCTTCGCGAAACTCGAATTCTGCAATCCCTTCGGATCGCTCAAGGACCGGGCCGCCTGGAACATGGTACGGCCCGGCCTGTCATCGGCGGTCGAGCACGGCAGCCAGATCGTGGAGCTGTCGAGCGGAAATACGGCCAAGGCCCTCGCAGTGATAGCGGGCATGCACGGCATAGGCTTCAAGAGCGTGACCAACCGGATGAAGATCCCGGAGATCAAGGAATTACTTCTCCTCCTGGGAGCGGAGATAGAGGAACTGCCGGGTCAGAGTGAATGCCTTGACCCGACGAACACCGAGGATCCGCTGACGCTCTTCCATCGGAGCCTGTCCGACCCGAGCAGTTCGTACGTACACACGGACCAGTACTACAACAGCCTCAACTCCGAGGCACACGAGACCGGGACCGGCCCCGAGATCATCGCCGATCTCGACAACCGGGCGCCGGACTGGTTCATCTCCGGCGTCGGCACCGCCGGATCGTCGACCGGGGTCGCACGCGCCCTGCGCAACCAGGACCCCAAGGTGCGGGTGGTCGGCCTGGTCGCGGACAAGTCCGACTTCATTCCCGGCATCCGGAATATCGACGAGGTCCAGGAGGTGGGGATATTCGACCCCCAGACCTATGACACCATCGAGTCCGTCACGTCCGACGAGGCGATCGACGGGATGGTCACCCTTCTTCGCAGGTGCGGAATACTGGCGGGACCGACCGGTGGAGCAGCCTATTTCGGGACCGTTCGCCATCTGCTGGAAATAGACTCGCAGCTGACCGGACGGAAAACAGCCGTATTCATTGTCTGCGACCGCGTGGAGAGTTATCTCAGTTACATCAGGAAGCGTCGTCCCGAACTGATCGGACAACGACCGAAAGTCCACTCCATCGCTTCGCTCTCGGATGCCGATATGGCACATGCCTGCGCGATCGGCATCACGGAGGCTCAGGAGTGGATACAGCGGGCCGCGCCGACCGTGGTCGACATGCGCAGCCCCTTCGCCTACGCCGCGCTCCATATCGCCGGATCGATCAATATCGTTGACGAGCTCTTCGAGGATCTCGTCCGGGGTGGGCTGCCGTTCAGCAAGAGACAACCCGTGCTCCTGGCCTGTCCCGTCGGCGAGAAGTCCCTCAAGTACGCGGCTCTCCTGACCCGTATGGGGCACCCCGATGTCCGCAGCCTGGCCGGGGGGATCATCGCCTGGCGCGATGCGGGCGCCCCGCTGATACGGGAGTGA
- a CDS encoding aminotransferase class V-fold PLP-dependent enzyme, which yields MIRAQFPIITSHPELAYLDSAATAQKPQPVLDAVHHYLTTSNANAGRGTYPWANSTTALIERVRERVKAFLDDPDPARSQVHFVSGTTEGLRTVALDWLVDELADGDEIIVPFADHEANVSPWLEARDVLARRNIRVGVREMPYQESSGDYDISALAGLLTPRTRFVAATHVHHVYGGDMNVGRIREAVGPDVPIALDAAQSVGHLPVSLRELDVDFAVFSGHKALALPGSGAVWSRGLRGAEFAPRGWQGTPNTVGIASLGAALDWLDGAGPERIEQWTVGLAARLTAGLRELPPYEVVGCQLSLAERSAVQQRHGIVTFRHSDIESVDLGFILFSHGFMVRADGLCQGRAGEGRSSVRVSLHAYNTREEVDRLLEVLTSLAPQS from the coding sequence ATGATCCGTGCCCAGTTCCCGATCATCACCTCACACCCGGAGCTGGCCTATCTGGACAGCGCCGCGACAGCGCAGAAACCGCAGCCGGTCCTGGACGCCGTCCACCACTACCTCACGACGTCCAACGCGAATGCGGGACGCGGTACCTACCCCTGGGCCAACAGCACCACGGCGCTGATCGAGCGAGTACGGGAACGCGTCAAGGCGTTCCTCGACGATCCGGACCCCGCCCGCTCCCAGGTGCACTTCGTCAGCGGGACGACCGAGGGATTGCGGACGGTGGCACTCGACTGGCTGGTCGACGAACTGGCCGACGGTGACGAGATCATCGTTCCGTTCGCGGATCACGAGGCCAACGTCTCACCCTGGCTGGAGGCCAGGGATGTCCTGGCCCGGCGGAACATCCGGGTCGGCGTCCGGGAGATGCCCTACCAGGAGTCCTCGGGCGACTACGACATCAGCGCGCTGGCCGGACTGCTGACCCCTCGTACCCGCTTCGTCGCGGCCACGCATGTGCACCATGTCTACGGCGGCGACATGAACGTGGGCCGGATACGTGAAGCAGTGGGCCCGGATGTGCCCATCGCCCTGGACGCGGCTCAGAGCGTGGGCCATCTGCCGGTCTCGCTGCGGGAGTTGGATGTCGACTTCGCCGTCTTCTCGGGTCACAAGGCGTTGGCCCTGCCCGGGTCGGGAGCGGTCTGGTCCCGCGGCCTGCGTGGCGCGGAGTTCGCCCCGCGCGGCTGGCAGGGCACCCCCAACACCGTCGGCATCGCCAGCCTCGGAGCAGCCCTCGACTGGCTCGACGGCGCCGGGCCGGAGCGTATCGAACAGTGGACCGTCGGCCTGGCGGCCCGCCTCACCGCGGGGCTACGCGAGTTGCCCCCGTATGAGGTGGTGGGGTGTCAGCTGAGTCTGGCGGAGCGGTCCGCGGTGCAGCAGCGCCACGGGATCGTGACGTTCCGCCACTCCGACATCGAGTCGGTGGACCTGGGCTTCATCCTGTTCAGCCACGGCTTCATGGTCCGGGCCGACGGACTGTGTCAGGGGCGTGCCGGAGAGGGGCGCAGTTCGGTCCGGGTCAGCCTGCACGCGTACAACACCCGGGAGGAGGTCGACCGTCTGCTGGAAGTGCTGACTTCGCTGGCGCCGCAATCATGA